A part of Kryptolebias marmoratus isolate JLee-2015 linkage group LG8, ASM164957v2, whole genome shotgun sequence genomic DNA contains:
- the LOC108247620 gene encoding natural resistance-associated macrophage protein 2-like yields the protein MYDEAKSPKKAVIQTSLTHRRLSAPSVFRQNQNNDPAPSTYFDQRVHVSEEDSEKGISLRKLLSFTGPGFLMSIAYLIQYATVAPDQGQLLKGMFVPYCEGCGPVQLGQAVGIVCAVIMPHNSYLHSALVKSREVDRSKKKEVKEANKYFFIESTVALFVSFLINVFVVAIFAEAFYQCTNIEVYNVCNQSGSPHSDLFSLNNKTFVVDLFKGIQGAGRSQGSADSCGGGTEDLAGGGTEDLAGSSGVGLQAKRVPQNGDAVSSSSTSTGDREISQSTRSFPLLSLRLRETGISGGAAATEDMGGAAATEDMGGAAATEDTGGVAATGYSGRTADAGDQEPGVTESLLQEGLGCPKTDLNIMGGCLQIAVLPYCEVEQKIILFRELLFALITILTFTSMPSLMNEFVNRLALKIGGGLVILCVCSINMYFVVVYMTTLHSMWLYVLAAFLSTAYLTFVGYLVWLFLIALGLSYLDPSTRKENDLTILIKEQPEFDS from the exons ATGT ATGACGAAGCAAAAAGTCCAAAGAAAGCTGTGATCCAGACCTCTTTGACTCACAGAAGACTCTCTGCACCCTCAGTCTTCCGCCAGAATCAAAATAACGATCCTGCTCCAAGTACCTACTTTGACCAGAGGGTCCATGTTTCTGAGGAGGACAGTGAG AAGGGGATCAGTCTGCGTAAACTCTTGTCTTTCACTGGACCCGGGTTTCTGATGAGTATAGCCTACCTG ATTCAGTATGCCACAGTGGCTCCAGACCAAGGCCAGCTGCTTAAGGGGATGTTTGTGCCCTACTGTGAAGGCTGTGGTCCTGTTCAGCTGGGTCAGGCTGTTGGCATTGTCTGTGCCGTCATCATGCCTCACAATAGTTACCTCCACTCTGCTCTTGTAAAG TCTCGAGAAGTGGATCGctctaaaaagaaagaagtaaaagaGGCCAACAAATATTTCTTCATTGAATCAACCGTCgccctgtttgtctcttttctcaTCAATGTGTTTGTGGTTGCCATCTTTGCTGAGGCTTTTTATCAATGCACAAACATAGAGGTA tataatGTCTGCAACCAATCAGGCAGTCCTCATTCAGATCTGTTCTCTTTGAACAACAAAACCTTTGTGGTCGACCTCTTTAAAGGGATAC agggcgcagggaggtCCCAGGGCTCGGCAGATAGCTGTGGAGGTGGAACTGAGGACTTGGCCGGCGGCGGAACTGAGGACCTCGCCGGCAGCAGCGGAGTTGGTCTGCAGGCTAAGCGGGTTCCCCAGAACGGAGAtgccgtctcctcctcctccaccagcacGGGCGACAGAGAGATCTCACAGTCGACCCGCTCCTTTCCTCTTCTAAGCCTCCGTCTTCGGGAGACCGGGATTTCTGGAGGCGCAGCAGCCACCGAAGACATGGGAGGAGCGGCTGCCACCGAAGACATGGGAGGAGCGGCTGCCACCGAAGACACGGGAGGAGTGGCTGCCACCGGATACTCAGGGCGCACTGCTGATGCGGGAGACCAGGAA CCCGGGGTGACGGAGAGCCTCCTTCAGGAGGGCCTGGGCTGCCCAAAAACGGACCTGAATATCATGGGAGGTTGCCTCCAAATCGCAGTACTCCCTTACTGCGAAGTGGAGCAAAAGATAATCCTCTTCAGAGag CTGCTATTTGCACTCATTACCATCCTCACCTTCACCAGTATGCCATCTCTGATGAATGAGTTTGTCAACAGACT GGCTTTAAAAATAGGAGGAGGGCTGGtgatcctgtgtgtgtgttccatcAACATGTACTTTGTTGTGGTCTACATGACTACCCTCCACAGCATGTGGCTGTATGTGCTGGCAGCGTTCCTCTCCACAGCATACCTAACGTTTGTGGGATATTTG GTGTGGTTATTTCTGATAGCTCTGGGACTGTCCTACCTGGATCCCAGCACCAGGAAAGAAAACGACTTGACCATCCTGATAAAAGAGCAGCCAGAATTTGACTCCTGA